One Dromiciops gliroides isolate mDroGli1 chromosome 3, mDroGli1.pri, whole genome shotgun sequence DNA segment encodes these proteins:
- the LOC122747001 gene encoding phosphopantothenate--cysteine ligase-like isoform X2 — protein sequence MFYLAAAVSDFYVPASEMPEHKIQSSGGPLQITMKMVPKMLSPLVKDWAPKAFVISFKLETDPSVVIDHARKALETYRHQVVVANILESLRSYVVIVTKDSETQLSLSDEEMGKGMEIEEKIVSNLQSRHTAFINEKN from the exons ATGTTTTACCTCGCTGCGGCCGTGTCGGATTTCTATGTGCCTGCCTCTGAAATGCCTGAGCATAAGATCCAGTCCTCTGGAGGCCCTCTGCAG ATAACAATGAAGATGGTGCCAAAAATGCTTTCTCCTCTTGTTAAAGACTGGGCTCCCAAGGCATTTGTAATCTCTTTTAAATTGGAGACAGACCCCTCAGTTGTAATTGATCATGCAAGGAAGGCTCTGGAGACTTATCGTCATCAGGTTGTGGTGGCCAATATCCTGGAATCCCTGAGGTCTTATGTGGTTATTGTAACCAAAGACTCAGAAACACAGTTGTCTCTTTCTGACgaagaaatgggaaaaggtatggaaatagaagaaaagattGTGAGTAATCTACAGTCTCGACACACagcttttataaatgagaaaaactgA
- the LOC122747001 gene encoding phosphopantothenate--cysteine ligase-like isoform X1 translates to MAEASLSSEFSEPPGVARSATLMQQFAARLGAQGRPVVLVTSGGTKVPLEARTVRFLDNFSSGRRGAASAESFLRAGYGVLFLHRARSAFPFAHRFPPQTWLSALRPARGEAEGSGGRLLLEAEAAALPGFADALLSYQEAADAGTFLAVEFTTLNDYLHLLQAAAQALSPLGPSAMFYLAAAVSDFYVPASEMPEHKIQSSGGPLQITMKMVPKMLSPLVKDWAPKAFVISFKLETDPSVVIDHARKALETYRHQVVVANILESLRSYVVIVTKDSETQLSLSDEEMGKGMEIEEKIVSNLQSRHTAFINEKN, encoded by the exons ATGGCGGAAGCGAGCCTAAGCTCCGAGTTCTCGGAGCCTCCCGGCGTGGCGCGGAGCGCCACACTCATGCAGCAGTTCGCCGCACGGCTGGGCGCGCAGGGCCGGCCGGTGGTCCTCGTCACGTCGGGCGGTACCAAGGTGCCGCTGGAGGCGCGCACCGTGCGCTTTCTGGATAACTTCAGCAGCGGGCGGCGCGGCGCGGCCTCGGCCGAAAGCTTCTTGCGCGCCGGCTACGGGGTGCTGTTCCTGCACCGCGCGCGCTCTGCTTTCCCCTTCGCGCACCGCTTCCCGCCGCAGACCTGGCTCTCGGCGCTGCGGCCCGCCCGGGGCGAGGCCGAGGGCTCTGGCGGACGCCTGCTGCTGGAGGCCGAGGCCGCTGCGCTGCCGGGCTTCGCCGACGCCCTGCTCAGCTACCAGGAGGCCGCCGACGCCGGCACCTTCCTGGCCGTGGAGTTCACCACCCTGAACGACTACCTGCACCTGCTGCAGGCTGCGGCCCAGGCGCTCAGCCCACTCG GCCCCTCCGCAATGTTTTACCTCGCTGCGGCCGTGTCGGATTTCTATGTGCCTGCCTCTGAAATGCCTGAGCATAAGATCCAGTCCTCTGGAGGCCCTCTGCAG ATAACAATGAAGATGGTGCCAAAAATGCTTTCTCCTCTTGTTAAAGACTGGGCTCCCAAGGCATTTGTAATCTCTTTTAAATTGGAGACAGACCCCTCAGTTGTAATTGATCATGCAAGGAAGGCTCTGGAGACTTATCGTCATCAGGTTGTGGTGGCCAATATCCTGGAATCCCTGAGGTCTTATGTGGTTATTGTAACCAAAGACTCAGAAACACAGTTGTCTCTTTCTGACgaagaaatgggaaaaggtatggaaatagaagaaaagattGTGAGTAATCTACAGTCTCGACACACagcttttataaatgagaaaaactgA